The DNA window GGTGCAGACGAATCTATCGCTTACATTGAGACAAGGAAATTGTAACTACAGCGGAAACGAATTCTCGCATTTTTTCAGTTAACTACAATCATAGGAAGATTGGGACAGTTTCCTTGACACATCCGTTACCAAGGTCTGCTAAGTTTCCCCATGCCACTCCAGCGGTTCATCGCGTAGGTAGGGGCGCAGCATACCTTGGAGACGCCGATGCGCGTGGTGTAAGTGTGTTTTAATTGTGCCTTCTGATCTGTTTAACAGCACGGCGATCTCTTTAATTGCCAGTTCTCTTCGGTGACGTAGATTGAAGACCCGACGCTGACCAGGTGGAAGTTTCCGCACCGCCTTCCGAATGATTTTACCAAGCTCCTTCTCTTCAAGGAGTTTCTCGGGCGAGGGGTAAGAATCCGACATCCTTAGAACTTCGTCGGCATCAGACGGTAATTCTTCAAACGTAAGTACTTTGCTACGGTTACGCCGCCGCTGAAAGTCGATGCTACTATTGATAGCAATTCGGTAAATCCAACTGTAAAACGCAGAGCCACCTTTGAAGTTAGGC is part of the Candidatus Poribacteria bacterium genome and encodes:
- a CDS encoding sigma-70 family RNA polymerase sigma factor yields the protein MMNTRRPTSAYTASELEQIDEDELVDRFQNGDIEAFNPLVLKYEKQIYNLIYRQIRDREIAKDISQEVFLKAFKALPNFKGGSAFYSWIYRIAINSSIDFQRRRNRSKVLTFEELPSDADEVLRMSDSYPSPEKLLEEKELGKIIRKAVRKLPPGQRRVFNLRHRRELAIKEIAVLLNRSEGTIKTHLHHAHRRLQGMLRPYLRDEPLEWHGET